The genome window TTGGATTACGGTCGTAACAATGTCGCCGAGCTTGAAATTGACTTTGGCATTAGGATGATCTTTACCGCCATGATCAACGATATATTTGTGTAAACCTCTCGATTTGGTGGCCGTGGAAGTCAGGTAAGAGAATTTGTTGCCGCGGTTAATGTCCATCCAGTGCGCCACCGGGCCCAGGCCGTGCGTTGGATAAATGTCGCCGTTGCGGTCAACGGAATGTTGGGTGCGCCATTTGGCTTCTGAAAATCCTTTTTCACCAAATTCAACGCCTACACCGCCATTGCTTTTGCCATCATTCAGCTTAACAGACCGCAGATCGTGCTGGTAACCGCAATGCGCATAGGTCATTTCGCCAAACATTCCCTTGCGGACCATGTTCAATATCGCCATGACATCCCGGCGGTAACACACGTTTTCGAGGATCATGCAGTGCGAGCCGGTTTTTTCAAATGTGTCCACCAGGTTCCACGACTCCTGTAAAGTGACCGTAGCAGAAACTTCAACCGCTGCATATTTTCCAGCTTTCATGGCAGACAGCGTCATAGGAACGTGCCATTGCCACGGCGTTGCGATCAGGATCCCATCCAGGTCATCGCGCTTAACCATATTCAGAAAGTCCTCGTCACCTTTACCATAAACCGCCGGCGCTTTTCTTCCCGATTTCTTGATTTGTGCCAGGGAAGCGTTGATGGCAGCCGGATCAATGTCGCAGATTGCATTCACTTCCACATCCTGACGAAAAAGTGCCTGTTCAAGGTGACTGCGGCCGCGAAGACCTACACCGATAAACCCCAGCCGCACTTTGTCAGCCGCTTTCGCTTCGTTGGAATACAATGACGGCATTATCCCGATGGCGGGTCCGGCCATTGAGGCTTGTTGAATAAAGTCGCGTCTATTCATGACGTTGTCCATTTAAAGGTTCAGGATGGGGTTGGCCTGCCATCGGCACAATGGTTTCCAAGATCGCAATTTACATTCAATAACCGTATTTTTTAATTTTTTTTATTAATTCAGATGAAATGGAAATTCCTGCAAGTGGTGATGATTATTTTAAAAAATGAACAAATTGGAATTGCAAAGCGTTAACCCAACACAAGTGACCTCAGAAAGAGCATTACGTCCAGGCTCGAAGGCTTTAAGTGTGTTGGACACATACTTTGTAACGACATTTAAAGCGAATTTTATTTTATGTAAATCATCATATGGCTCAAAAGGTGGCGGTGTTCCGGAAGGAACATTTCAATGCGGCTCATCGTCTTCATAATCCGGAATGGTCGGCTGAAAAGAATGAGAGCGTGTTTGGTAAATGCAATAATCCCAATTTTCACGGGCACAATTATGAGCTGATCGTTCAGGTGACGGGGGAAGTTGATCCTGAAACCGGTTATGTGCTGGATATGAAAGTACTCAGTTCTGTTTTAAAGGAATTTGTGCTTGATCGTTTTGACCATAAAAACCTTAATCTTGACGTCGAAGAATTCAAATCACTCAACCCTTCCGCGGAAAATATCGCGATCGTTATTTATACCATATTAAGATCAAAAATTGACTCAGGCCTTGACCTGAAAGTTAGATTATATGAAACAGAACGGAACTTTGTCGAATATCCCGTCGACTGAAATGGTTGAGGTTGAGGAAGTTGGAAACGATCATGTATTTTCTTCGATCGACACACCTTTGCGTAAAGATGCCTTTGCAATGGAGGACGACATGAAGATGGAGCTGATTGAAAAGCATTTCCGTCACATTATGGAAATCATGGGCCTGGACCTGACCGATGACAGCCTGAAAGGCACACCGAAACGGGTTGCTAA of Dyadobacter chenhuakuii contains these proteins:
- a CDS encoding Gfo/Idh/MocA family protein, with product MPSLYSNEAKAADKVRLGFIGVGLRGRSHLEQALFRQDVEVNAICDIDPAAINASLAQIKKSGRKAPAVYGKGDEDFLNMVKRDDLDGILIATPWQWHVPMTLSAMKAGKYAAVEVSATVTLQESWNLVDTFEKTGSHCMILENVCYRRDVMAILNMVRKGMFGEMTYAHCGYQHDLRSVKLNDGKSNGGVGVEFGEKGFSEAKWRTQHSVDRNGDIYPTHGLGPVAHWMDINRGNKFSYLTSTATKSRGLHKYIVDHGGKDHPNAKVNFKLGDIVTTVIQCHNGENIVLVHDTNSPRPYSLAFRAQGTNGIWMNDGHSIYIEGVSPKEHTAEPDKAYLDKNDHPLWAKYAKDAESAGHGGIDYFVLRGFIESIKRKTAPPIDVYDAATWSAISPLSEMSIAKGSAPIEIPDFTRGKWKTNKRIFGLNDEY
- a CDS encoding 6-pyruvoyl trahydropterin synthase family protein encodes the protein MAQKVAVFRKEHFNAAHRLHNPEWSAEKNESVFGKCNNPNFHGHNYELIVQVTGEVDPETGYVLDMKVLSSVLKEFVLDRFDHKNLNLDVEEFKSLNPSAENIAIVIYTILRSKIDSGLDLKVRLYETERNFVEYPVD